TATTATCGGTGGTGGACATCACGACGAAGAGCACTAAGCCGCTTTTGTATTCGTCTTAAGTATCTTCGCAACTAAAGCGGGGATGATTTCGACCTTAAAAGGCTTTGGAAGTAGCATGACACCGTCTAAGGCCTTTAATCTAATTTCAAAATTTTCCAATTCTCCAGTAATTAATAACACAGGAATATTTGCAGATGATGCTATTTCATTAGCTAATTTTATTCCGTCTTTCTTTGGTATATTTAGATCTGTAACCACCATAGAGAACTTCTGATTCTTTAACTTTGTGCTGGCCTCAAGCCCATCGGTAGCGCAAATCACTTGAAAGTCAGCATCTAAAAGTGCTGTCTGTATGAGGTTTCTTAATTTAACATCATCTTCAACTAACAATATATATGGTTTAGTATTCTTGTGTTGATGCATTAGATATCCTTTGTCTTTTTAAGTTATATAATTGTCGGCTTAATGGGTGAAAATAAAAACTTAAGATTTTTAAAGGATTAAGTGTTTAGTAATTTCAGATAGTTATAAGTGTTCTAATAAGGGAGCTGTCTCTTGGAATAGTTAGAAAAGTGCAAACTAAAAGTGTTTTATAAGCCACTTTCTTAAGTGTTGTATCTCTTCAATATCGATCTCATGGCCCATATGGTATTCGTGCCATTCGATATCTAGTCCGTCATCGAGAAGTGTTAGGGTCTGTTGTTCTACATCCTTAAAAGGGATGGCCTGATCCACTTGACCGTGGGCGATAAAAATAGGTGTCTCGCTCAAAATATCACTATGCTTATACTCCATCCTTTCAAGATAGATCCTTGGACTTAAGCATATAACACCAGCAAATTTTCTCTTAAGCTTTAAAAAGCTATGTATCGCTATACAGCCTCCTTGAGAGAATCCGGCGATAAAAATATCTTCATTTTTATATCCATGAGCGGTTAGTTCATTAATTAGTTCTTCGATGAGATCAATAGAGTTATGAATTCCTTCAATCGGGTTTCCTGGTGGTAGATCGTACCAAGAAAAACCAAAGAGGTAAGGCTTTGGTGCGTTTACAAGCAGAAAGTCGAGACAAGTTTGATTAAGCTCATTAGCAATATCAACGTAAGAGTTCTTGTTATCACCAATTCCATGCATGAGGATCATGATCTTAGTTGAGCTAACTGGTCCACTAAATTTAGCAGGCAAAAATGTACTATCTAAAACTTTCGAAGAAAACATATTCATTTTTTATCAGCTTAGACGAGAAGATACAAGTAAGCTTGGCGTATTATGCCTCGTGGCGTTAAAAGTAAATATTCGATAAAATATAATGTATCCAAAATAAGGATAAGTACAATCAGGGAGGTACTAGAGTGTACGAACTACTAAAAACACAATACAGAGAAGAACCAGTTAATACTCTTCGTAAAGAAGGCTATGTTCCAGGTGTTGTTTATGGAAAAGGTATGGAGTCAGTTAGTTTTAAAGTAAACTCTCTTGCGATTACAAAATTCCTACACCACTCAGGAAAAGTATTTGAAGTTGAGATCCAAGGAAGAGGAAAGCACTTAGTGTCACTTGATAATATTCAATTTGATAATATGGGTGACAAGATGATGCACGTTGCTTTTCACAAGATCTCTGCAAACGAGAAGACTACAGTAACTCTTCCAATTCACTTTGAAGGTACTGCTGTAGGAACTAAATCAGGTGGAATTATTCAACACGTTCTTAACGAAGTTGAAGTTAAAGGACTACCAGGGGATATGCCAGAATATATCGTTGTAGACGTAGCGTCTCTTGATATACATGGACATTTCTGTTTAAAAGACATTCCAGCACCTAAGGGACTAGAGTGGGCACATGATATAGAAGCAAATGTTGTTTCTTGTCATCCACCAAAAGTAGAAGTAGTTGCTGAAGAAGTTGTTGAAACTGAAGCAGTTGTAGCTGAAGAGGTTACTACTGAAGACAAGCAAGCAGCTTAATCAATTTTTTTTAAAGTTAAATTGGCCCAAGATTTTCTTTCTTGGGCCTTTTGTCTTTTTATCCTTAAACTCCTTTTCCCAATTTAATAAACCGACGACTAAATTTAGCTGGGTTCAAGACACAACAAACCCTTACAAAGGGAAGTGTTATGAATATGATATAAAGACTGGTGGACAAGAGTTTCAAGTTAAGGTTTCTAGGCAAAAGTGCCGCCCTAGTGAGACAGAGTACCTATGGATCGAAAATAGTAATGGACTATCTGGAAAGTGTTACGAGGTAGACTCTGAAACAAAGGGGAGCTTGTATTCTTTATCTGTTTTAAATGGAAAATGTCTTTTGGAAAAAAAGTCTTTTCAATTTGTTCAAACCAGTGAACTTTCTGGAGAGTGTTATCAAATTATTTCTGACACTAATCGAATGAAAGTTAAAACAGATTCGTGCAAAACAAGTGAAGTAAGTTATCATTGGCTTAGTTCCTCTTCTGGATGGGGAGGGAAGTGTTATGAGATTGATGCTAATGATGGTCCTAGTGCATTTATTAATAAAGCAAAGCATGAAATGTGTCGTCCAAGTAAAGTTCGCTATTCTGTAAGAACGAGTGAATTTAATCAAGCAGGAGATTGCTATGAAGTTGATAGCGAAAATGGTAGACAGGCCTATTCCTATAAAGTGAGAAGAGAGAATTGTTTCACCGCCAAAGAGAGTGAAAAAAAATATGCTTGGAAACAGGTTGGGCCTTATAAAGGCGAGTGCTTAGAGTCTCAAGTCTCTAGTGATAATAAGGTCACAATTAAAAAATCTAATTATGAAAATTGTGTGGACTTCAAAGTTAGAGAAAAATTTATAAAGCTAGATCCCGTCTCAGGTGTCTGTGTGCTCGTTGATGACGAGACTTCTGGCAAGTTATTTGTGCATCAAATATCTATGTCGAAATG
This window of the Halobacteriovorax sp. HLS genome carries:
- a CDS encoding alpha/beta hydrolase, producing MFSSKVLDSTFLPAKFSGPVSSTKIMILMHGIGDNKNSYVDIANELNQTCLDFLLVNAPKPYLFGFSWYDLPPGNPIEGIHNSIDLIEELINELTAHGYKNEDIFIAGFSQGGCIAIHSFLKLKRKFAGVICLSPRIYLERMEYKHSDILSETPIFIAHGQVDQAIPFKDVEQQTLTLLDDGLDIEWHEYHMGHEIDIEEIQHLRKWLIKHF
- a CDS encoding 50S ribosomal protein L25, whose product is MYELLKTQYREEPVNTLRKEGYVPGVVYGKGMESVSFKVNSLAITKFLHHSGKVFEVEIQGRGKHLVSLDNIQFDNMGDKMMHVAFHKISANEKTTVTLPIHFEGTAVGTKSGGIIQHVLNEVEVKGLPGDMPEYIVVDVASLDIHGHFCLKDIPAPKGLEWAHDIEANVVSCHPPKVEVVAEEVVETEAVVAEEVTTEDKQAA
- a CDS encoding response regulator, whose amino-acid sequence is MHQHKNTKPYILLVEDDVKLRNLIQTALLDADFQVICATDGLEASTKLKNQKFSMVVTDLNIPKKDGIKLANEIASSANIPVLLITGELENFEIRLKALDGVMLLPKPFKVEIIPALVAKILKTNTKAA